From one Amycolatopsis sp. FDAARGOS 1241 genomic stretch:
- a CDS encoding ABC transporter ATP-binding protein gives MSVEVEGAYVDFPIFDAKTRSLKKRVLGKVGGKIGTAAKVPIIEALQDITLSLRDGDRVGLVGHNGAGKSTLLRLLSGIYEPTRGSTRVVGRIAPVFDLGVGLDPEVSGRENILIRGLFLGMTRKQMEKRVEDIAEFTELGDYLHLPLRTYSAGMRVRRALGVVTTIDPEILVLDEGLGAVDAAFMAKARQRLVDLARRSGVLVFASHSDELLTDLCTSAFWMDEGRIRMSGSVREVLTTCKRGRRTLGQTAEVATPTDDARC, from the coding sequence GTGAGCGTCGAGGTGGAAGGTGCCTACGTCGATTTTCCGATCTTCGACGCCAAGACGCGCTCGCTCAAGAAGCGGGTGCTGGGCAAGGTCGGCGGCAAGATCGGCACGGCAGCGAAGGTGCCGATCATCGAGGCGCTGCAGGACATCACCTTGTCCCTGCGCGACGGCGACCGGGTCGGGCTGGTCGGGCACAACGGCGCCGGCAAGTCGACCCTCCTGCGGCTGCTGTCGGGCATCTACGAGCCGACCCGGGGCAGTACCCGCGTCGTCGGCCGGATTGCGCCGGTGTTCGACCTCGGGGTGGGCCTGGACCCGGAAGTGTCCGGCCGCGAGAACATCCTGATCCGTGGTCTGTTCCTCGGCATGACCCGCAAGCAGATGGAGAAGCGGGTCGAGGACATCGCGGAGTTCACCGAACTCGGCGACTACCTGCACCTGCCCCTGCGCACCTACTCCGCGGGTATGCGTGTGCGGCGCGCTCTCGGTGTGGTGACCACCATCGACCCCGAGATCCTCGTCCTCGACGAAGGCCTCGGCGCGGTCGACGCGGCGTTCATGGCCAAGGCACGCCAACGACTGGTGGACCTCGCTCGCCGCTCAGGTGTGCTGGTGTTCGCCTCCCACTCCGACGAACTGCTCACAGACCTGTGCACCAGCGCCTTCTGGATGGACGAAGGTCGCATCCGCATGAGCGGCTCCGTGCGTGAGGTCCTCACGACCTGCAAACGCGGGCGCCGCACCCTTGGCCAGACCGCGGAAGTCGCGACCCCCACCGACGACGCCCGCTGTTGA
- a CDS encoding sodium:proton antiporter produces the protein MRGVETVLFLVVIATVVATFAIRLRVPAPSLLVVAGVVVGLLPGVPAITATPDVISLIVLPPLLFAAGEELPWRDLRAVGRPVATLAVGLVLLSAAAVVGVAVAVTPMPVGMAFVLGAILASTDPVAVTALARRLALPPRVQALIQAESLFNDATSLLLFRVALFMVVAGGAVSWGRTAGEFALLAGGGLIVGLLIAAGAFIIRRRTEDPVLEAVVSLVTPYAAYVLAESVGGSGVTAVVVASVLLGTQAERLTTARIRIQVGAVYDTVVFLLESVVFALIGLQLPALVRRVAGSSPWWLLQGLALAAALVLVRLVLVFVLSALRQRRGGQRISWQVPAVVSWAGARGVVPLAAALSLPPSSRSTVPCCPPATWSSC, from the coding sequence ATGCGCGGGGTCGAGACAGTGCTGTTCCTGGTTGTGATCGCGACCGTCGTCGCGACCTTCGCGATCCGCCTCCGGGTGCCCGCGCCGTCCCTGCTCGTGGTCGCCGGGGTGGTCGTGGGCCTGCTCCCCGGGGTCCCCGCGATCACCGCCACACCCGACGTGATCAGCCTGATCGTGCTTCCTCCACTGCTCTTCGCCGCCGGTGAGGAACTGCCGTGGCGCGACCTGCGCGCCGTCGGCCGGCCGGTCGCGACGCTTGCGGTCGGCCTGGTGCTGCTGTCGGCGGCGGCTGTCGTCGGCGTCGCGGTGGCGGTGACGCCGATGCCGGTCGGCATGGCGTTCGTGCTCGGCGCGATCCTTGCCAGCACCGACCCGGTCGCGGTCACCGCGCTGGCTCGCCGGCTCGCGCTGCCGCCCCGGGTGCAGGCGCTCATTCAGGCCGAAAGCCTCTTCAACGACGCGACCAGCCTCCTGCTGTTCCGTGTCGCGTTGTTCATGGTCGTCGCCGGAGGCGCCGTGTCCTGGGGCCGGACCGCGGGCGAGTTCGCCCTGCTCGCCGGCGGCGGCCTGATCGTCGGGCTGCTGATCGCGGCCGGTGCCTTCATCATCCGGCGACGCACGGAGGACCCGGTACTGGAAGCGGTCGTTTCCCTGGTCACGCCCTACGCGGCGTACGTGCTCGCCGAATCCGTCGGCGGGTCGGGCGTGACCGCGGTCGTCGTCGCGAGCGTACTGCTCGGCACGCAGGCGGAACGGCTGACCACCGCACGGATCCGGATCCAGGTCGGCGCCGTCTACGACACCGTCGTGTTCCTGCTCGAAAGTGTCGTCTTCGCCCTGATCGGGCTCCAGCTGCCCGCCCTGGTCCGGCGAGTCGCCGGAAGCAGTCCGTGGTGGCTGCTCCAAGGGCTCGCGCTCGCCGCGGCGCTCGTGCTCGTCCGGCTGGTTCTGGTGTTCGTGCTCTCCGCGCTGCGCCAACGCCGCGGTGGGCAGCGGATCTCGTGGCAGGTGCCCGCGGTCGTCTCGTGGGCCGGAGCCCGGGGCGTCGTCCCGCTCGCCGCTGCCTTGTCACTCCCCCCGTCTTCGCGCTCGACGGTGCCCTGCTGCCCTCCCGCGACCTGGTCCTCCTGCTGA